Within the Marinobacter qingdaonensis genome, the region GGCATTCCGGGCCGGCACATCGCGGCGGTGACGTTCACCAACAAGGCTGCCCGGGAGATGAAGGAGCGGGTCGGCCGCATTGTCGACCGCAAGCTGACCCGTGGCCTGATTGTCTCCACCTTTCACAACCTGGGCCTGAACATGATCCGGGAGGAATACAGCCACCTGGGTTACCACCCCGGCTTTTCCATTTTCGATGCCGAGGACGCCAAGGCCCTGCTGCAGGACCTGATGCTCAATGCCGGCAGCGCCGAAGCCGGCGACGAGCTGAACGACGTGCAGATGACCATCTCGTCCTGGAAAAACGCCCTGCGCGGCCCCGCTGAGGCCCTGAGCAAGGCCGCGGACGAGCGCGAACAGCGCATTGCCCTGATCTACAAGAAGTACAACGAGTACCTGAAGGCCTACAACGCCGTCGACTTCGACGACCTGATCCTGCTGCCGGTGCAGCTGTTCCGCACCAACCCCGAGGTGCTGGCGAAATGGCGGCGCAAGATCCGCTACATGCTGGTGGACGAGTACCAGGACACCAACGTGTGCCAGTACGAGCTGGTCAAGCTACTAGTAGCCGAGCGCGCCGCCTTCACCGTGGTGGGCGACGACGACCAGTCGATCTACGCCTGGCGCGGGGCCCGGCCGGAAAACCTGGTGCAGCTGAACGAGGACTTTCCCAGCCTGAAGATCGTCAAGCTGGAGCAGAACTACCGCTCCACCGGGCGCATCCTGCGCAGCGCCAACACGGTCATCGCCAACAACCCGCACGTGTTTGAAAAGGCGCTGTGGAGTGACCACACCATCGGTGAGGAACTGCGGGTGATCCGTTGCCGCAACGAAGACGCCGAGACCGAGCGGGTGGCCACCGAGATCCTCGACCAGAAGCTGAAACAGGGCCTGGAGTTCCGGGATTTCGCGGTGCTTTACCGGGGCAACCACCAGGCCCGGCTGCTGGAGATGAAGCTGCAGGCCTACCAGATCCCTTACCGGATCTCCGGCGGCCAGTCGTTCTTCTCCAAGAACGAGATCAAGGACGCCATGTCCTACCTGCGCCTGCTGATCAACCCGGACGACGACGCCGCCTTCCTGCGGGTGGTGAACGTGCCCCGGCGCGAGATCGGCCCGCGCACCCTGGAACAGCTCAGCCACTACGCCCGGGCCCGCAACGTCAGCCTGTTCAAGTCCCTGGGCGACATGGGGGCGGAAACCCACGTCGCCGAGAAGGGCCTGGATCGGCTGCGCCGGTTCGCGCACTGGGTCGACAGCACCTGCGAGCGCTTGCACAGCGAGGACCCGATTCCGGTAATCAAGCAGCTGTTCACCGACATCGAGTACGAGGAATGGCTGCACCAGCACTCGGGCACCCCGAAACAGGCCGAGCGCCGGATGGAAAACATCTGGTACCTGGTGGAGTCGATCCAGCGCATGCTGGACGACGGCAAGGGCACCGCCGACGAGCTGGGCATCGAAGACGCCATCACCAAGCTAATCCTGCGCGACATGATGGAACAGCGGGAAGAGGACGACGACAGCGACAAGGTCCAGTTGCTGACCCTGCACGCCTCCAAGGGCCTGGAGTTCCCCCATGTCTTCATCATGGGCCTGGAGGAGGAAATCCTGCCGCACCGCAGCAGCATCGAGGAAGGCAACATCGAGGAAGAGCGGCGGCTGATGTACGTGGGCATCACCCGGGCCCGGGAAACCCTGACCCTCACCTACGCCGCCACCCGCAAGCAATACGGCGAAAAGATCGAGACCATCCCCAGCCGCTTCCTGGACGAGTTGCCAGAGGAGGACCTGCGCTGGGAAGGCCAGGGCGACCTGGACGTCGAAGCCAACCAGAAGAAAGGCAAGGCCACCCTGAGTGCCCTGCTGGGGGACCTCGGGGCCTGATTTGACAGCCGCCAGATGAAACCTTCCCGCCTCCTGACACGTTGAGTTAATGAGGAATCCGATCCTCTCCAGACAACAACAAATCAGGAGGACGTAATGTCCCGTTTCCACAAGCGTTTTTCCGCAATCACCGGCTCGCTGCTATTGGTGGCCGCCGGTAGCATTCACGCAGATCTGGATGATTCTGACTCAGACGATGCCGAGGATGGCGCTTCCCAAACGACGACACCGGTATTCCAGCCGGGCTACAGCGAACAGGGCCGGTTTGGCTCGCCGTTTGCCGAACCCACCATCGTGGTCGACGGCGAAACCGTGACCACCGACGAAAAATGCGTCGAAAATGCCGAAGGCGACCTGGAATGCAAGCCCGCCGCCGGCACCATGGCCCTGCTCAAGGACGGCCGGATCCTGTACCTGAACGCCCTGGAAGGCACGGAGAATGTGGAGACCTCCATCGTCGGGGAATTCGGCCAGGTCTCCATCAACGACCAATCCCGGGTGCTGGCCCTGGGCGCCGACGACACCCCGACCTGGCGCAAGCCCGATCCATTGCGAGCCGGTGCCAACCCGGACGGCAATGACAGCCAGACCCTGCTGAACGATACGCTGCTGGACGGCGCCATCGACAACGCCGATGAAAGCGCCCACAACGACGGCGCCCTGTTCTGCTCCGACGTCATCGGCCTGGCCAACGGTAACGTGCTGGCCGTGGGCGGCACCGATTACTACTCCGAGCCCGGCATCGACGGCATGCCCCTGGGGGTCGCGGAGCTGGAGGGGATCAAAAATTCCCGGATCTTTGACGAGGCCTCCAACACCTGGACTCAAAGCGGTGATATGAACTTCGGCCGCTGGTACCCCTCGCTGGTGACCCTGGGTAACGGCAATGTGTTCGTCGCCAGCGGTGTGACCAAACTGCTCAAGCCGGTGTACCCGGAAGACCCGGTCAACAGCGGCCGCAATGTCGTGCAAACGGAAACCTACAACCCCTGTGCTGGCACCTGGCATCAGAACCCGTCCACCGCGGACCGGTCGCTGCCGCTGTACCCGCGCATGCACCTGCTGCCCAACGGCCACGTGCTCTACAACGCCGGCGGTCAGGCCTTCAACCCGTTCGGCCAGGGCTACGACCAGGCGTTGTGGAACATCGTCGCCAGCTACAACCCGGACACCCAGCGCTGGAACGACATCGGCTACGCCGGTCTGCCCCTGCGCCTGGACGAGAATGGCCTGGGCCAGCTCAGCAGCACCCTCAACATCACCAACGGCTCGCTGGAACAGGCGGCCGAGTTACTGGGCGGTGTGGTCCGCAGCCCGGCTGAGCTGCGCGAGACCAGCGTGACCGTGACCGCCTCCGAGGAGAGCCTGAAGATGGCCATCGCCGGCGGTATGCGCGGCTCCACCTCCTCGA harbors:
- the rep gene encoding DNA helicase Rep; the encoded protein is MSKLNPRQSEAVRYADGPLLVLAGAGSGKTSVITRKIAYLIEQLGIPGRHIAAVTFTNKAAREMKERVGRIVDRKLTRGLIVSTFHNLGLNMIREEYSHLGYHPGFSIFDAEDAKALLQDLMLNAGSAEAGDELNDVQMTISSWKNALRGPAEALSKAADEREQRIALIYKKYNEYLKAYNAVDFDDLILLPVQLFRTNPEVLAKWRRKIRYMLVDEYQDTNVCQYELVKLLVAERAAFTVVGDDDQSIYAWRGARPENLVQLNEDFPSLKIVKLEQNYRSTGRILRSANTVIANNPHVFEKALWSDHTIGEELRVIRCRNEDAETERVATEILDQKLKQGLEFRDFAVLYRGNHQARLLEMKLQAYQIPYRISGGQSFFSKNEIKDAMSYLRLLINPDDDAAFLRVVNVPRREIGPRTLEQLSHYARARNVSLFKSLGDMGAETHVAEKGLDRLRRFAHWVDSTCERLHSEDPIPVIKQLFTDIEYEEWLHQHSGTPKQAERRMENIWYLVESIQRMLDDGKGTADELGIEDAITKLILRDMMEQREEDDDSDKVQLLTLHASKGLEFPHVFIMGLEEEILPHRSSIEEGNIEEERRLMYVGITRARETLTLTYAATRKQYGEKIETIPSRFLDELPEEDLRWEGQGDLDVEANQKKGKATLSALLGDLGA
- a CDS encoding galactose oxidase-like domain-containing protein, coding for MSRFHKRFSAITGSLLLVAAGSIHADLDDSDSDDAEDGASQTTTPVFQPGYSEQGRFGSPFAEPTIVVDGETVTTDEKCVENAEGDLECKPAAGTMALLKDGRILYLNALEGTENVETSIVGEFGQVSINDQSRVLALGADDTPTWRKPDPLRAGANPDGNDSQTLLNDTLLDGAIDNADESAHNDGALFCSDVIGLANGNVLAVGGTDYYSEPGIDGMPLGVAELEGIKNSRIFDEASNTWTQSGDMNFGRWYPSLVTLGNGNVFVASGVTKLLKPVYPEDPVNSGRNVVQTETYNPCAGTWHQNPSTADRSLPLYPRMHLLPNGHVLYNAGGQAFNPFGQGYDQALWNIVASYNPDTQRWNDIGYAGLPLRLDENGLGQLSSTLNITNGSLEQAAELLGGVVRSPAELRETSVTVTASEESLKMAIAGGMRGSTSSTMLPLKPDANGNYTDVELLTAGGVPSYGLLTNPGGYVPIAQSRIDTIRTNGDQIDYESRLTGPLNQPRWYGTNVLMPDGSVMVFSGGTRDGVAAPGLEGPIRTAERFDPATGTWTEMAMANQSRTYHNTAVLMEDGRVMIAGHSPINTAYLSFVDLQDFGLAPYDGRDPSFEIYTPPYALRNDRPEIKQAPRSLTIGDRFRIKLEGNAEDIDQALLIRRTVMTHLIDGDQRAIELVVEKSQGQKMTLRMPDNHNVVPAGEYMLFVSKDTPEGRVPSVSAPITVVNEGLECMAPTQVADSTMTVDGVIESTIDLL